One Elusimicrobiota bacterium DNA segment encodes these proteins:
- a CDS encoding DUF167 family protein: MIIRVRVIPGSDENEVVGRVGSVVRVRVMAPQINEAANGVLIDYLAEFFEVKGKSIHIMRGKKAREKTVNICGRSEDELKRVMESIP, translated from the coding sequence ATGATTATTCGCGTACGCGTCATTCCGGGTTCGGACGAAAATGAAGTCGTCGGACGGGTTGGAAGCGTTGTTCGGGTCAGGGTGATGGCTCCTCAGATTAATGAAGCCGCCAACGGCGTCCTGATCGATTACCTGGCGGAGTTTTTTGAAGTGAAGGGGAAGTCTATTCATATTATGCGGGGCAAGAAAGCCCGCGAGAAGACCGTGAACATCTGCGGCCGTTCCGAAGATGAACTGAAGCGCGTCATGGAATCCATTCCCTAG
- the proC gene encoding pyrroline-5-carboxylate reductase — translation MTSITLIGGGNMGEALVAGLIRSGHWKPSQITVTDVRPDVLKRLRKAYGICICSDNRLAIHHADIVLLAVKPQQMSGVLKDLGPSIRRSQRVLSIAAGIRTDFLERFLVPGVSAIRIMPNTPALVGAGAAAIAPGRWAKAADLKMARAIFGTVGTVVQVKERDMDAVTALSGSGPAYVFFLAETLLEAGVALGLAPSVADALVRQTLRGAGQLLSQSPDEPRVLRQKVTSPGGTTEAALQVLSGKGFKKIFAQALRRAAQRSHELSKTSD, via the coding sequence ATGACGTCCATTACCTTGATCGGCGGCGGAAATATGGGCGAGGCGCTCGTGGCCGGACTGATCCGTTCAGGCCATTGGAAACCCTCGCAGATTACCGTGACCGATGTCCGGCCCGATGTCTTAAAGCGCCTTCGCAAGGCCTACGGTATTTGTATCTGCTCTGATAATCGCCTGGCGATTCATCATGCGGATATCGTCTTGCTTGCGGTAAAGCCCCAGCAGATGAGCGGCGTGCTGAAAGACCTTGGGCCGTCAATCCGTCGTTCCCAGAGAGTTCTTTCTATCGCGGCCGGCATCCGGACTGATTTTTTGGAACGCTTCCTTGTCCCGGGAGTCTCCGCGATCCGGATTATGCCGAACACCCCGGCGCTTGTAGGCGCCGGCGCTGCGGCGATCGCGCCCGGACGGTGGGCCAAAGCCGCTGATTTGAAAATGGCCCGGGCGATTTTTGGAACAGTCGGTACCGTGGTGCAGGTCAAAGAGCGCGACATGGATGCGGTCACCGCCCTTTCCGGTTCCGGCCCGGCTTACGTGTTTTTTCTGGCCGAGACGCTTCTGGAAGCCGGTGTGGCGCTGGGCTTGGCTCCATCCGTAGCCGACGCCCTCGTTCGGCAAACCCTGCGGGGCGCCGGTCAACTCCTGTCCCAGTCCCCGGATGAACCGCGGGTTTTGCGTCAGAAAGTCACGTCACCGGGAGGAACCACGGAAGCGGCGCTCCAGGTCCTCTCCGGAAAAGGCTTCAAGAAAATATTTGCTCAAGCGCTTCGGCGCGCGGCCCAACGGTCACACGAGCTTTCAAAAACGTCTGACTAG